CCGCCTGGCCATTACTCCATCGCTGCTTTTACAGCCTCTTCATCTCGTTTTAAACTCTTTCCGAAACGACGAATATCAATGGGAGCATTTTCAGAACAGGCTCGTTCCAACCAATTGTCCCAACCGGCACTGTTTTGCTGCTGAATGAATGTTTGAAATTCATGAATCAATTTTGTGGCTTGAAAAATCATCGGTGTCCGCAAAAGTTCTATCACCAGTTTTTTCTCGTTACGCGCCAGTTCATCGGTGGGTTTCCAAAGTAGCCAGGAAAGACACATTGAAGAGGGCTGTGGCACTGACTGCCCATTATGTAGTATTCTTTTTCCATCTCCCGAAGTTTGCAGATTCTTTCTCCAGAACGCAACCTTTCGATTCACGACGGAATAAGAACCTTCGAATCCCAGCGCTTTCAACCGTTTCCACAAAACGGTTGCCCTGGTCACTCCTGCATCCCACATTGATTTCAATTCATCCAGGTAAGGATCAAGACAACTTGTCCCGGATCGTTTTGCCCGTTCTGGAAAAGTGTCAGCGCTTAAATAGCGTCGCACAGTTCTCCGACCGGCTCGAAGCTGACTGGCGATTTTACGAATGGACATCCCACTCTGATGAAGTTCACAAATCTGTTCATACATCATCCGTTATTTATTGCGACTGATATTCTCAGTGTTGGGGGTAGTGGAAGAATTGCTGGGTTGCATAGAATCAAGTGGCTGATTTGAGGATAACTGAGATTCACGCTCAGCAAGCAGTTTGACACTCTCACGAACTTGCTTCTGATGGCGGTCAATGACTTTTTGTAAAGTTTCGCGGGCATTTTTTAACAGATGCCAGCGGTCTGCGACCTGGATTGCCTGTGGAGCGCCTTGAGCCGCTCCTTTGGCATATTCTCCCCCACGATCACGGCTGATAATTTCCACTCCAGGATGTGAAACCAACCAGCCTGCCAGGGTATTTGAAGTACGGTCTGGAAATAAATCAATGACCTGACGTTTTTCCAGATCACACAAAATCGTTCCATAGCGTTGTCCACGTCGCATGGCCCAGTCGTCTACTCCCAACACCCGAACGGATGAGTCATCTGGTCGGGAACTGGCACGAATCCGTCTTAGAAGAGTTTCCGCACTGCAGGGCATTCCTAAAAATCTGGAGAGCTGTTTTCCCGGCTCTCCCCCAGCAGTAACCCTATCTGTTGCTGGACCTTAGAAAGTCGGATAGTTGTTCTCGCATGAGGCTGAATCAAATCAGTGAAACGTTCTGTAAAGATTTTGCGTTTGCAGCTTTGATTAATACAGACGAATCGTCGGACCTGGAGAATGAGCTGTGTCTTTTGACCAAAGCAAGGGAGGTCACCCGGCAAATGCGTGTATCGACTGTGGATACGGTGAGAATTTTGTTGGCATTCAGGGCAACAATCCTGTGAATTGACCGCTTGAAGGTAAATCAGTAAATGATTTTCATCTTGGACCATCCGTTGAATTTTCAATCCATGAATTTTGGGGAACACAATGAAATCAGACATCCTTACTACTCCGTTATTCAGGAACAAACCCCCGAATTATACGGATTATCAGACTCTCAGATCATCAAAAGTGCGGGAGAACCGCAAAAGGGGACCACTTGCGCGTTGAAAGTGGCCCCACCTGGAATTGAAATGTTCAGTGGGTGGAACACTGAGGTTTTTTGCAGAACAGAACGTTCTGCGTTACACACAACATAGATAACAAGCGGTTTTTACTTCGCTTTTGACCGGGATGGTCTCAGCTTGGCACCATTATTTACTGCAAGCGACGAATCCTCGTATCCATGTCGCTCAAGGCGAACGGTTTATTCCAATCGTACTGGCTTGACCTGTCGAGCCATTTTAAGAACCGCATCAGTGTCCCAAGGTAGTTTCAGGCAGACTTCGCAGTCATCGGCTCTTTTGTTCCAATCTTGCACGGTCGACGCCTCTAGTAGGCGATCAATTCGCTGACGGCATCAGCGTCGAGCTTTGTTAGCAGGATGTCCGCGTAATGTTTGCAGAGATTCTTGGTTTGCCGAACCTGTGTTCGGCCCCATGGCGTAATCTGCTCGGTCTCAGGCCGGAAGTATTCCTTGTCGAGAAACTTCTGGTAGCTAGTGTCTGATCCGAAAGTGTTTTGGTTCGTAAATAATAGCGTGAAATTGTGAGAACGCTCCTCGAAGATGAGGCATTGATTCGTATTACTTGTTGAAAAGACCAGTAAAACGGGATCAACAAATTCAATCTTCGAGGAGCCAAGGATGAGAAAATCATACTCGAATCAGCTGCGACTGGACAGCGTTCCGATCGAACAGGTAGAGTTAAATCTGGAATCACGGGACCGCATCGTTCCCATTCTTCGCGCACTGCAGTTCCTGTATTTGGACCGCAGGCTTGTCGATGAAATACTGCAGTGGATCGCCGACGATGTCAACAGCGATAGTCGCACCGACACAGGTCGAACGGGGATGGAATACTGGCATATCTGTGTGCTGGCAGCCGTGCGACTGGGCTGCAACTTCACCTATGATCAGCTGCAGGATCTTGCTGAAAATCACCGCAAGCTGCGCGCCATCATGGGAGTCGGCGACTGAGATGACAGGCCCTTCAAATGGCGAACCATCCGCAACAACATTCGACTCCTGCAACCGGAGACCATTGCACGCATCAACCAGGCCATCGTCAGTGCAGGACACGCGTTTGATCCCGCTGCCATCGAAAAGGTGCGGGCCGATTCGTTCGTGATGGAAACGAACATTCATTATCCTACGGAAAGCAGTTTGCTGTACGACGGGCTGCGGAAAATCATTCCTCAGTGCGTGAGGCTGGCCGAAGCACACGGCGTGGACGGATGGCGTCAGTATGCTCACCTCTTGAAAAAAATCAAACAACTCAATCGAGACATCAATCGCATTGCGACAAAGAAAGGTCCCCTCTACAAAACGCGACTCCAGCCGCTTTACCGCGAACTCCTGCAGAAAGCGGCCGTCTTGACGCAGCGTGCGCGCGACCTCTGCCTGGTCACGGGTCAGCGGCTGCCGGAGATCGCCGACCTGTTCGGGCCGAACACTCTGCAGGCGTTGATCGTACGCACAGAGCAAGTCGCGGACACGACCCGGCGACGTATCATCCACGGCGAAACAGTTGCCAACAGCGACAAGCTCTTCAGTATTTTCGAGCCGCATACTCAGCTTTACAAACGTGGCAAGGCCGGTCAGCCGATACAGTTTGGTCGTCAGGTTCTGGTATTCGAAGATGCGGCTGGCTTCATTGTGCGCGCCGTTTTGATGAAACGCGATGAAGGCGACAAACAAGTGGCAGTCCGTGAGACGAAGTCTTTTCAAAATGACTTTCAAAACCGCGTGAAGCGTCTGTCATTCGACCGTGGATTTCATTCTCCCGACAACCAGAGGGAACTCGCCGAGCTTGTCGATCACCTGTGTCTTCCCAGAACCGGCGTCAAGCAGTCGGCGGTTCAACAGACCGATGACGAGTTTCGATCATCTCAGCAGAATCATTCGGGAGTGGAATCAATGATCGGAGCGTTGCAGAGCGGGAACGCGATGTCGCGACCGTTCGGAGATCGGTTTTGAACGCTACCTGCAACTGGGCATTCTGGGGCGAAACCTGCACACGCTCGGTCGGATGCTCATCGCCCGGGAGAATCAAAACGCGGCCGCCGCTCACAGTCGCCGCAAAGCGGCCTGAGACAGTCGCGATCAATACGAGAGAGGGAAACCAGGGAAGAACGTACGCGCGGCATTGTCTGATGAAGTCGAAATCCCCGCCAAAATCATCCGAACGCAGCAAGCGGAGATCCGATAGCAACAATCTCCACGATCCACTACCACCGCGTTACCACGTAAAATTCCGTACGAACCCACTTTCGGGACACCCACTAGCTATCAGAGAATCGATTGAATAGTTTTCTAATTCAATGAATAGTTTCTGAAGCTATTTGTAGCAGCGTCTGTTCGACGAATGTCTGCAAAATCTTTTCTTGCTCAAGTCGAGCATTATTTTGCAGACAGTATTCAAAAGCTATTACTTCGCTCTCTGTCAAGTTGCAGGCATGGGATGCATTGTTCCATTCCTACTGACGATCTCAGTTTCATGGCTGAGCAGAGTCTTTTGATCCATCATGATGTTCTGTACCTGTGGGAAGAAATTCCGCAATTGAGACAAAACTAGAAACCCGTCCACGTCTATGCCCCCCAGTAAAGTATATGATTCTCTTTCAGCCAGGACAGATTTTCCAGACGACTGCCAGCATTCCCATCGCCACGGATTGCAATTCCACGTTCAAGCGGTGGTGAAATATACGTGCGTATATGCACCCAAGCTATTCGCTGCGCGCTAAGGAGAGCCAAGTCCGCCTGAAGCCATTGATTCCCCCCTCAGCGACTCACCAATCGCCCCCACTTCGGTCACAATTCACACTCGCTAACTCAACAGCAACCGCCGTGCCGAATACTATTGACTGCGTCCTCTTTTGTTGTCCCCTGAGTTATTCGACTGCATGGATAGCCACTTCGGAACCTGACCTGTTTATATGGCTTTGCTCAACTCTTTTATCAGGCGGTTGATCTCAGCCATGGATTTTCGGTGATGTTCAGCCAGATGCTTGTGAGCTTCACGCGTTTTCTGGTGCAGGACATCAAATTCCTGATGCTCGGTGATTAGTGTCTTATGCTCAGAGTTTTCGCCGGTCGCCTCGTGTCGTGCGATCTCGTGCTCGTGATGTTGGACGTGCATCTCATGCCGATTGATTTCCAGGTAGTGATCTTCCAGGACGACATCGTGCTGAAGGATGTAAGCCTGCGCTTGCACAAGTACTGCGAGGGCCTTTTTATGCTCCGCTCTCCAAACGCCGATGTCGTCCAGCCAACTGGCATGTTCGCTCTGCGCCTGACGATGGTCCTGATGCATGGCGAGATGTTCTTGTTCGGTACTCATTACTTTTCTCCCTGGGATTGAAAGTATCGTTCACGGTACATAACACAAACCAGCCGTCACACTGTACGACGGCGTGTAACATTGAGAGTGATTGTGTTGCAGTTTCGTTAACCCTTGTTTTCTATCACTACGATAAGATCACCTCACGACAGAAACGAGTCGATTCCAGTGCGAATCACGCTGACACTGTTCTGCAATGTGGTCTGTTCTTGCTCGCTCAATTGTAACAGCAGCGCCGTGAAAATGCCATCATGACGGGTGAGCAAATGCGAGATTTCCCGCTCCAATACGGCGTTGGCTTTGAGGCGAACGACGTAACGATAGCCTGCTTTCTCCAGCACACGATACAGCGCTGGAATGGCGAACGCCGTATCGCCGTGGAAGAACTTCGGAATGTCCAAATGCCGATACCGTTCGATCACCGGCAGCAGCACCTTCCGCCAGTATTTCGCTGACATGATACTATGACCGCCGTGTCAAGCCTCTTCCCTGAAACGTTATAATGAGTGTTCCAGTTATCCAAGATCTGAACATTCTACAAAGGAGGTAAATCCATGTGGCACATTGGTATCGATCTTCATCGGAGGACGGTTGTCATGTCGGCGGTCAATGATTCTGGAGAAGTTGTCTCTCCTGTGACAATTGAGTGTCTGAACACAAATGCGATTCTCGATTTTCTACAACCACTCAAACCTTTCCGGGCGGTTGTCGAGTCTACTGCGACCTATCGCTGGCTTTATAAATTACTCTCTGAGGAAGGAACCATTCTGTTGGCTCATCCTGCAAAATTACGCTTGATGATTCAACGACGAGCCAAAACAGATCGCCTGGACTGTCAACTCCTGGTGAATCTGTTACGGATTAACCAGATCCCACTCTCCTATATTCCCCCAGACGATTATCAGCAACTGAGAGAAATCACACGCCACCGCGCCGGACTAGCTCGTGACAGAGCTCAGATCAAGATTGGTTTACGCGCATTATTGGCGCGTAATAACCAGGACGCCCCCTATCGAATCCCTTTTGGTCCTCGAGGAATCAAATGGTTCCGGGATCAATCGTTTTCGTCCATTGACAATCTGATCCGTGATGAGCTAATCACTCGGCTTGATCACTTTACAGAGCAAATTAACGTGATCGATCAGCAACTGGAAGAACTACAAGTATCCTTTCCTCAGGTAGAAGCATTACTCAATATTCACGGAATCGGACTGTATACTGCTCTGGTCATTGTCGCCGAACTGGGGGAAGTCGAACGATTTCGCTCTGCAAAACAAGTAGGGGCTTATGCAGGATTGACATCGAAAGTGAATCAATCGGGAGGTCACTGTTATTATGGCTCCATTACCAGGCAAGGACCTCCCTGGTTACGTTGGGTTCTGACCGAAGTAGCGATTCACGTGATTCGGCGCGATGTTCCCTTGAAAAGGTTTTATACCCGAATTCGTAAACGATCTGGAGCCAAGAAAGCCCGGGTTGCTGTAGCTTGCAAACTCGCGGAGATTTCCTGGAAACGATTATTCCGTTGGCAGACTGAGCATTCAGTACAACCGGTTTGAAAGAGAGAAGAGATAATTTACGCGAAAGCAGTGAGTTCGGCCCGCGAAGGGGGCTGGTGAGGAATACTCTGCACCGGTGACGTGAATGGGCGGCTCACTGATTGAATTGTAATCTGCGCGACGGCGTTCAGCCGGACGGCGCGAATGGGTGCCTATATCCGCGTAAATTTAAAATCGAGAAAACAATTGAAACGGAGGCTTGACACGGCGTAAGTCATGGGTGCCGGGATGGGAGTTGCTGAATTACGCCGTCTGAAGCAACTCGAGGAAGAAAATAAAAAACTGAAACAACTTGTAGCCGATCTCAGCCTGGATAAGAAAATGTTGCAGGATGTCGTCCAGGGAAAGGTATGAGGTCTGATCGTCGTCGAACAGTGGTGAAACGGCTGCAGCACGCTTATGAAATCAGTGAACGCCGAGCTTGTCGTGCTTTACGGTTTCCACGTGCCAGCCACCGTTACAAAAGCGTTCGAGACGAGCGGNNNNNNNNNNNNNNNNNNNNNNNNNNNNNNNNNNNNNNNNNNNNNNNNNNNNNNNNNNNNNNNNNNNNNNNNNNNNNNNNNNNNNNNNNNNNNNNNNNNNNNNNNNNNNNNNNNNNNNNNNNNNNNNNNNNNNNNNNNNNNNNNNNNNNNNNNNNNNNNNNNNNNNNNNNNNNNNNNNNNNNNNNNNNNNNNNNNNNNNNNNNNNNNNNNNNNNNNNNNNNNNNNNNNNNNNNNNNNNNNNNNNNNNNNNNNNNNNNNNNNNNNNNNNNNNNNNNNNNNNNNNNNNNNNNNNNNNNNNNNNNNNNNNNNNNNNNNNNNNNNNNNNNNNNNNNNNNNNNNNNNNNNNNNNNNNNNNNNNNNNNNNNNNNNNNNNNNNNNNNNNNNNNNNNNNNNNNNNNNNNNNNNNNNNNNNNNNNNNNNNNNNNNNNNNNNNNNNNNNNNNNNNNNNNNNNNNNNNNNNNNNNNNNNNNNNNNNNNNNNNNNNNNNNNNNNNNNNNNNNNNNNNNNNNNNNNNNNNNNNNNNNNNNNNNNNNNNNNNNNNNNNNNNNNNNNNNNNNNNNNNNNNNNNNNNNNNNNNNNNNNNNNNNNNNNNNNNNNNNNNNNNNNNNNNNNNNNNNNNNNNNNNNNNNNNNNNNNNNNNNNNNNNNNNNNNNNNNNNNNNNNNNNNNNNNNNNNNNNNNNNNNNNNNNNNNNNNNNNNNNNNNNNNNNNNNNNNNNNNNNNNNNNNNNNNNNNNNNNNNNNNNNNNNNNNNNNNNNNNNNNNNNNNNNNNNNNNNNNNNNNNNNNNNNNNNNNNNNNNNNNNNNNNNNNNNNNNNNNNNNNNNNNNNNNNNNNNNNNNNNNNNNNNNNNNNNNNNNNNNNNNNNNNNNNNNNNNNNNNNNNNNNNNNNNNNNNNNNNNNNNNNNNNNNNNNNNNNNNNNNNNNNNNNNNNNNNNNNNNNNNNNNNNNNNNNNNNNNNNNNCGCCCACATAGCTCATTGGGAAATCAGACCCCAGTGGAGTTTGCGACAAAATCATGCCCGGCGCGCCGGGCATGATTACCTTGGATCTCTAACATTCCAACTGGTACAAGGTTGGGGGCAAGGTCAACAATCGGACACTAAGCCATGTGACTGGTGTCATACTTGGGGGCACGTCAGTAATTTCATTCTCAAATCGCTATCGCAGCATGAAAAAGTCATTCCTTTCGGCAATGATCCCTGTGTTTCATTGCCGAAAGGAATGGGCTTTTCCCAAGTGCGAGAACTTGCGCAAAAGTGTCGGGAATGTCGTGACAAACAGCAGCGGTGTTTACACGCGCGTGGTGTTATTGTCGTGAGTGCCGGAATACACAACCTCATCGAGTGATTTTTTTACTCGATCAAATCAGTGTGTCTCAATAGAATGATATTTGTAGGTGAGAACTCACTAAGAAATACAGTCAAAGAATAACTGGTTGATGATCACAAAGAACGGAATCATCAGAGTAAATAATGGTTAAATAACCAAGAGATGAAGATGATCAATGTGATAATGAGATTGAGTGTTGCAAACGACTTGGTGGCTTACTGAACTATTGCTGTCACAATGCGGTTTAATACATCCGCCGTCGAAACATCCAAGTAGCCGTGCCAAGAGTCACGATCCCGATTACCGCCATTGGCCAGAATTGGTCGATGAGAAGTTCAAACGGAGTACCTTCTAGAAATACGGATCGTAGAATGATCATAAAGTATCGCATCGGATTTAAATAAGTAAGTTTCTGCACAATAGACGGCATGTTGGCTATAGGTGTGGCAAACCCGGAGAGAATAANNNNNNNNNNNNNNNNNNNNNNNNNNNNNNNNNNNNNNNNNNNNNNNNNNNNNNNNNNNNNNNNNNNNNNNNNNNNNNNNNNNNNNNNNNNNNNNNNNNNNNNNNNNNNNNNNNNNNNNNNNNNNNNNNNNNNNNNNNNNNNNNNNNNNNNNNNNNNNNNNNNNNNNNNNNNNNNNNNNNNNNNNNNNNNNNNNNNNNNNNNNNNNNNNNNNNNNNNNNNNNNNNNNNNNNNNNNNNNNNNNNNNNNNNNNNNNNNNNNNNNNNNNNNNNNNNNNNNNNNNNNNNNNNNNNNNNNNNNNNNNNNNNNNNNNNNNNNNNNNNNNNNNNNNNNNNNNNNNNNNNNNNNNNNNNNNNNNNNNNNNNNNNNNNNNNNNNNNNNNNNNNNNNNNNNNNNNNNNNNNNNNNNNNNNNNNNNNNNNNNNNNNNNNNNNNNNNNNNNNNNNNNNNNNNNNNNNNNNNNNNNNNNNNNNNNNNNNNNNNNNNNNNNNNNNNNNNNNNNNNNNNNNNNNNNNNNNNNNNNNNNNNNNNNNNNNNNNNNNNNNNNNNNNNNNNNNNNNNNNNNNNNNNNNNNNNNNNNNNNNNNNNNNNNNNNNNNNNNNNNNNNNNNNNNNNNNNNNNNNNNNNNNNNNNNNNNNNNNNNNNNNNNNNNNNNNNNNNNNNNNNNNNNNNNNNNNNNNNNNNNNNNNNNNNNNNNNNNNNNNNNNNNNNNNNNNNNNNNNNNNNNNNNNNNNNNNNNNNNNNNNNNNNNNNNNNNNNNNNNNNNNNNNNNNNNNNNNNNNNNNNNNNNNNNNNNNNNNNNNNNNNNNNNNNNNNNNNNNNNNNNNNNNNNNNNNNNNNNNNNNNNNNNNNNNNNNNNNNNNNNNNNNNNNNNNNNNNNNNNNNNNNNNNNNNNNNNNNNNNNNNNNNNNNNNNNNNNNNNNNNNNNNNNNNNNNNNNNNNNNNNNNNNNNNNNNNNNNNNNNNNNNNNNNNNNNNNNNNNNNNNNNNNNNNNNNNNNNNNNNNNNNNNNNNNNNNNNNNNNNNNNNNNNNNNNNNNNNNNNNNNNNNNNNNNNNNNNNNNNNNNNNNNNNNNNNNNNNNNNNNNNNNNNNNNNNNNNNNNNNNNNNNNNNNNNNNNNNNNNNNNNNNNNNNNNNNNNNNNNNNNNNNNNNNNNNNNNNNNNNNNNNNNNNNNNNNNNNNNNNNNNNNNNNNNNNNNNNNNNNNNNNNNNNNNNNNNNNNNNNNNNNNNNNNNNNNNNNNNNNNNNNNNNNNNNNNNNNNNNNNNNNNNNNNNNNNNNNNNNNNNNNNNNNNNNNNNNNNNNNNNNNNNNNNNNNNNNNNNNNNNNNNNNNNNNNNNNNNNNNNNNNNNNNNNNNNNNNNNNNNNNNNNNNNNNNNNNNNNNNNNNNNNNNNNNNNNNNNNNNNNNNNNNNNNNNNNNNNNNNNNNNNNNNNNNNNNNNNNNNNNNNNNNNNNNNNNNNNNNNNNNNNNNNNNNNNNNNNNNNNNNNNNNNNNNNNNNNNNNNNNNNNNNNNNNNNNNNNNNNNNNNNNNNNNNNNNNNNNNNNNNNNNNNNNNNNNNNNNNNNNNNNNNNNNNNNNNNNNNNNNNNNNNNNNNNNNNNNNNNNNNNNNNNNNNNNNNNNNNNNNNNNNNNNNNNNNNNNNNNNNNNNNNNNNNNNNNNNNNNNNNNNNNNNNNNNNNNNNNNNNNNNNNNNNNNNNNNNNNNNNNNNNNNNNNNNNNNNNNNNNNNNNNNNNNNNNNNNNNNNNNNNNNNNNNNNNNNNNNNNNNNNNNNNNNNNNNNNNNNNNNNNNNNNNNNNNNNNNNNNNNNNNNNNNNNNNNNNNNNNNNNNNNNNNNNNNNNNNNNNNNNNNNNNNNNNNNNNNNNNNNNNNNNNNNNNNNNNNNNNNNNNNNNNNNNNNNNNNNNNNNNNNNNNNNNNNNNNNNNNNNNNNNNNNNNNNNNNNNNNNNNNNNNNNNNNNNNNNNNNNNNNNNNNNNNNNNNNNNNNNNNNNNNNNNNNNNNNNNNNNNNNNNNNNNNNNNNNNNNNNNNNNNNNNNNNNNNNNNNNNNNNNNNNNNNNNNNNNNNNNNNNNNNNNNNNNNNNNNNNNNNNNNNNNNNNNNNNNNNNNNNNNNNNNNNNNNNNNNNNNNNNNNNNNNNNNNNNNNNNNNNNNNNNNNNNNNNNNNNNNNNNNNNNNNNNNNNNNNNNNNNNNNNNNNNNNNNNNNNNNNNNNNNNNNNNNNNNNNNNNNNNNNNNNNNNNNNNNNNNNNNNNNNNNNNNNNNNNNNNNNNNNNNNNNNNNNNNNNNNNNNNNNNNNNNNNNNNNNNNNNNNNNNNNNNNNNNNNNNNNNNNNNNNNNNNNNNNNNNNNNNNNNNNNNNNNNNNNNNNNNNNNNNNNNNNNNNNNNNNNNNNNNNNNNNNNNNNNNNNNNNNNNNNNNNNNNNNNNNNNNNNNNNNNNNNNNNNNNNNNNNNNNNNNNNNNNNNNNNNNNNNNNNNNNNNNNNNNNNNNNNNNNNNNNNNNNNNNNNNNNNNNNNNNNNNNNNNNNNNNNNNNNNNNNNNNNNNNNNNNNNNNNNNNNNNNNNNNNNNNNNNNNNNNNNNNNNNNNNNNNNNNNNNNNNNNNNNNNNNNNNNNNNNNNNNNNNNNNNNNNNNNNNNNNNNNNNNNNNNNNNNNNNNNNNNNNNNNNNNNNNNNNNNNNNNNNNNNNNNNNNNNNNNNNNNNNNNNNNNNNNNNNNN
The sequence above is a segment of the Gimesia algae genome. Coding sequences within it:
- a CDS encoding helix-turn-helix domain-containing protein; the protein is MMYEQICELHQSGMSIRKIASQLRAGRRTVRRYLSADTFPERAKRSGTSCLDPYLDELKSMWDAGVTRATVLWKRLKALGFEGSYSVVNRKVAFWRKNLQTSGDGKRILHNGQSVPQPSSMCLSWLLWKPTDELARNEKKLVIELLRTPMIFQATKLIHEFQTFIQQQNSAGWDNWLERACSENAPIDIRRFGKSLKRDEEAVKAAME
- a CDS encoding transposase; this encodes MPCSAETLLRRIRASSRPDDSSVRVLGVDDWAMRRGQRYGTILCDLEKRQVIDLFPDRTSNTLAGWLVSHPGVEIISRDRGGEYAKGAAQGAPQAIQVADRWHLLKNARETLQKVIDRHQKQVRESVKLLAERESQLSSNQPLDSMQPSNSSTTPNTENISRNK
- a CDS encoding transposase family protein, coding for MSDFIVFPKIHGLKIQRMVQDENHLLIYLQAVNSQDCCPECQQNSHRIHSRYTHLPGDLPCFGQKTQLILQVRRFVCINQSCKRKIFTERFTDLIQPHARTTIRLSKVQQQIGLLLGESRENSSPDF
- a CDS encoding Wadjet anti-phage system protein JetD domain-containing protein — its product is MDGFLVLSQLRNFFPQVQNIMMDQKTLLSHETEIVSRNGTMHPMPAT
- a CDS encoding transposase; translation: MSAKYWRKVLLPVIERYRHLDIPKFFHGDTAFAIPALYRVLEKAGYRYVVRLKANAVLEREISHLLTRHDGIFTALLLQLSEQEQTTLQNSVSVIRTGIDSFLS
- a CDS encoding IS110 family RNA-guided transposase; this encodes MWHIGIDLHRRTVVMSAVNDSGEVVSPVTIECLNTNAILDFLQPLKPFRAVVESTATYRWLYKLLSEEGTILLAHPAKLRLMIQRRAKTDRLDCQLLVNLLRINQIPLSYIPPDDYQQLREITRHRAGLARDRAQIKIGLRALLARNNQDAPYRIPFGPRGIKWFRDQSFSSIDNLIRDELITRLDHFTEQINVIDQQLEELQVSFPQVEALLNIHGIGLYTALVIVAELGEVERFRSAKQVGAYAGLTSKVNQSGGHCYYGSITRQGPPWLRWVLTEVAIHVIRRDVPLKRFYTRIRKRSGAKKARVAVACKLAEISWKRLFRWQTEHSVQPV
- a CDS encoding ABC transporter permease; translated protein: ILSGFATPIANMPSIVQKLTYLNPMRYFMIILRSVFLEGTPFELLIDQFWPMAVIGIVTLGTATWMFRRRMY